A genomic window from Synechococcus sp. WH 8016 includes:
- a CDS encoding MerR family transcriptional regulator: MLTITDLAQRYGISRQQLYVRLGATDVKPMKRGNRSFFAPEQVEELDRVDALLKEGFSLNDIGGQTSDVRQMTVDIQATPITNSPEVCGANGFELLADAIASAVNQVSAVPTHNPLRNHELLSKAADEQWTLSSKQVAECCGVSSSTTNGWKSSVVRCGHRLERSGTGLWRIYREA; this comes from the coding sequence ATGCTCACCATTACCGATCTGGCTCAGAGATACGGCATTTCAAGGCAGCAACTGTATGTGCGACTTGGTGCCACTGATGTCAAACCGATGAAGCGTGGCAATCGTTCGTTCTTCGCTCCAGAGCAAGTGGAGGAGTTGGATCGAGTCGACGCGTTGCTCAAAGAGGGATTCAGTCTCAATGACATAGGTGGACAGACATCAGACGTCAGACAGATGACAGTGGATATACAGGCGACACCGATCACCAATTCACCTGAAGTCTGCGGTGCCAATGGATTCGAGTTATTGGCTGATGCGATTGCGTCTGCTGTCAATCAAGTGTCAGCCGTGCCGACACACAACCCACTCCGCAATCACGAACTTTTATCGAAAGCAGCTGATGAGCAATGGACACTCAGCAGTAAGCAGGTTGCAGAGTGCTGTGGAGTCTCGTCCTCCACAACAAATGGATGGAAATCATCGGTCGTTCGCTGCGGTCACAGACTTGAACGGTCCGGGACTGGGCTTTGGAGGATCTATCGCGAAGCGTGA
- a CDS encoding thiol-activated cytolysin family protein, translating into MTRGNTIQDVGSEIYFYSAKTNSVESVLAKAGINGSGMNWSAAFRGETESNSKKNTLMLMFIQKPFTTAVDYGPNSPAEGLLGAEATNRLPNGWQGKAAYISSITYGKILLMKMESVDTLEAMEAAIDASYKGLTSEGRANFEGKTKETLSKAKFSVWSLGGNNQSILNTISSWSEGDARASLANYFNTTNESLNLYPAISYNLRFLSNGRSISNSTIIVEERESCRQNATAMNISLIYKHIETEDTTGADEMSFSTFNINGRNGRNEGQKTDNEIWNVGNRSMNDGDSVTLYRDTCVEVPMRGRDKFLEVQSTFYDRDTGFMDSNDRVWGEYRDDINLSTLARQLREENEPFEQTVRNGGRDGARGRLTIRVSPNVTCSN; encoded by the coding sequence ATGACCAGGGGAAACACTATCCAGGATGTAGGGAGCGAAATTTATTTTTATAGTGCTAAAACTAATAGTGTAGAATCAGTTTTAGCCAAGGCAGGGATAAACGGATCAGGAATGAACTGGAGCGCAGCATTCCGAGGGGAAACCGAATCAAATAGTAAAAAGAATACCCTAATGCTAATGTTTATACAAAAACCCTTCACCACGGCTGTTGATTACGGACCAAACTCACCCGCAGAGGGACTACTAGGAGCAGAAGCTACCAACCGTCTGCCAAATGGTTGGCAAGGGAAAGCAGCATATATTTCATCAATCACTTATGGCAAAATATTGCTTATGAAAATGGAGTCAGTTGATACTCTTGAAGCAATGGAAGCAGCCATAGATGCATCCTATAAAGGCCTCACGTCAGAAGGCAGGGCAAACTTCGAAGGAAAGACTAAAGAAACACTCTCAAAAGCTAAATTTTCAGTATGGTCTCTTGGTGGAAACAATCAATCCATACTGAATACAATTAGCAGCTGGTCTGAAGGAGATGCAAGAGCTTCTCTAGCCAACTACTTTAATACTACAAACGAAAGCCTAAACCTCTATCCCGCAATAAGCTACAATCTCCGATTCTTATCCAACGGGAGGAGCATAAGCAATAGCACAATTATTGTCGAGGAACGAGAAAGTTGCCGACAAAATGCAACAGCCATGAATATTTCTCTGATATACAAGCATATTGAAACTGAAGACACTACTGGTGCCGACGAAATGAGTTTCAGTACATTCAATATAAATGGTAGAAACGGTAGGAACGAAGGACAAAAAACGGATAACGAAATCTGGAATGTGGGAAATAGAAGTATGAATGATGGTGACTCTGTTACCCTTTATAGAGACACATGCGTTGAAGTCCCAATGCGTGGAAGGGATAAATTCTTAGAAGTGCAGTCAACGTTCTACGATAGGGACACTGGTTTCATGGATAGCAATGATAGGGTCTGGGGAGAATATCGAGATGACATTAATCTTTCAACTCTCGCCAGACAGCTTCGGGAAGAAAATGAGCCATTCGAACAAACAGTTCGGAATGGTGGAAGAGATGGAGCAAGAGGTAGACTTACAATACGCGTTAGCCCTAATGTTACATGTAGCAACTAA